Proteins co-encoded in one Astyanax mexicanus isolate ESR-SI-001 chromosome 1, AstMex3_surface, whole genome shotgun sequence genomic window:
- the pja2 gene encoding E3 ubiquitin-protein ligase Praja-2: protein MGQEAGKPSWPRPSGGYQTTTGRRYGRRHAYVTFRPTPYKRRTLSSMDSQEVEMSSVQGEHATALSKGNIPSMIPAGFPVLSSNFADRESKTNQNDCKRHPHSSHKLLECEKWRHDHIVSFDTCATNGASAWDVKDEVDGKLASASVLSFVNIDSYEPDSSGGEEEGLSSEQTCVFQKKLDMICGLGKDFDDFGHSHACMDGDFCQFSDRSTKEMLLKPEQGDAHSTRTEKTNGKYDNLGKAQLDTCNKSSYSAGPCSCIDPECTSMQETVQSEMVVRPKVRKQTSQSHASKSEHSQGKKESRTSAARSVKSSCASVPTFDYFFDFAADERTVDRTKLAGGDSKANDDDGQDDDFWEDLEDLEQKCASPEKGDGSSVYSEGEWSASFTSDSGLEKEQRSSEESWETLPGLDELPSSSSSLEDIPPLSLTQEEQTPLEEGEIPWLRCNEDSGSSSDENPDSSSQFVHPGLFIMDSSNNLEDDSSMSEDLDTEWRLLDDFEEGFGMAQAISYVDHPQLLTYMALEERLAQAMEAALAHLESLAIDVEQAHPPASEQIIDSLPHIIVLDDHRGQEQSCAICCSEYVNEEVATQLPCRHMFHKLCVTLWLRKSGTCPVCRHVLTHLSEPTPFLSNPENPSSSPSAAGQTR, encoded by the exons ATGGGTCAGGAAGCGGGCAAGCCGTCCTGGCCCAGACCATCTGGGGGTTACCAGACGACCACAGGGAGGAGATACGGCAGGAGGCATGCGTATGTCACCTTTAGGCCCACCCCATACAAGCGCAGAACTCTGTCCAGCATGGATAGCCAGGAGGTGGAGATGAGCAGTGTCCAAGGGGAGCACGCCACTG ctCTGTCTAAAGGAAACATTCCTTCAATGATTCCAGCTGGCTTTCCTGTGTTGTCCTCTAATTTTGCTGACCGGGAGTCAAAGACAAACCAGAATGACTGTAAAAGGCACCCACACTCCTCCCACAAGTTGTTGGAGTGTGAGAAGTGGAGGCATGATCACATAGTGTCGTTTGACACTTGTGCTACAAATGGTGCTAGTGCTTGGGATGTGAAAGATGAGGTGGATGGGAAGCTGGCTAGTGCGAGTGTTTTGAGCTTTGTGAACATTGATTCCTATGAACCGGACAGCAGTGGTGGTGAGGAGGAGGGTCTGAGCTCAGAACAGACTTGTGTCTTTCAGAAAAAGCTAGACATGATTTGTGGCCTTGGGAAAGACTTTGATGACTTTGGTCACTCACATGCGTGCATGGACGGAGATTTCTGCCAATTTTCTGATCGCTCAACCAAAGAGATGCTTTTAAAACCTGAGCAAGGGGATGCGCATTCCACGAGGACTGAGAAAACCAATGGTAAATATGATAATCTGGGAAAAGCCCAGTTAGACACTTGTAATAAATCATCATACAGTGCTGGACCGTGCTCCTGTATAGACCCAGAATGCACCAGCATGCAGGAAACAGTTCAGTCCGAAATGGTGGTCAGGCCGAAGGTCCGCAAGCAGACGAGTCAGAGCCATGCCAGCAAATCAGAGCACTCACAGGGGAAGAAAGAGAGCCGGACATCAGCTGCAAGATCTGTGAAGAGCTCGTGTGCTTCAGTTCCTACTTTTGATTACTTCTTCGACTTTGCTGCTGATGAACGCACTGTGGACAGGACGAAACTGGCGGGGGGTGACAGCAAAGCAAATGATGATGATGGGCAGGATGATGACTTCTGGGAAGACCTGGAGGACTTGGAGCAGAAATGTGCATCCCCTGAAAAGGGGGATGGGAG CTCGGTCTACAGTGAAGGTGAATGGTCCGCCTCGTTTACGTCAGACTCTGGGTTGGAGAAGGAGCAGCGTTCCAGTGAGGAGAGCTGGGAGACACTGCCGGGTCTGGATGAGTTGCCCAGTTCCAGCAGTAGCTTGGAAGACATTCCCCCACTCAGCCTTACACAGGA GGAACAGACTCCTCTGGAGGAAGGTGAAATTCCATGGCTTAGATGTAATGAAGATTCAGGTAGCAGCAGTGATGAGAACCCAGACAGCTCGAGTCAGTTTGTGCACCCAGGACTCTTCATCATGGACAGTAGCAACAACCTGGAGGATGACTCAAGCATGAGTGAAGACCTGGATACTGAGTGGAG gttgttGGATGACTTTGAGGAAGGGTTTGGCATGGCTCAGGCCATCTCCTATGTGGACCATCCTCAGCTTCTAACTTACATGGCGTTAGAAGAACGACTTGCACAGGCAATGGAG GCGGCTTTAGCACATCTTGAATCATTGGCCATTGATGTGGAACAGGCCCATCCTCCAGCTTCAGAGCAGATCATTGACTCTTTACCTCACATCATTGTGCTGGATGACCACAGGG GACAAGAGCAGAGCTGTGCTATCTGCTGTAGTGAGTACGTCAACGAAGAGGTAGCAACACAGCTGCCCTGTCGCCACATGTTCCACAAACTCTGTGTTACTCTCTGGCTCAGAAag TCTGGCACGTGTCCAGTATGTCGGCATGTTCTAACTCATCTGAGTGAACCAACGCCATTCCTCTCGAACCCGGAGAATCCCTCGTCCAGTCCCAGTGCAGCGGGACAGACCCGGTGA